In the Drosophila willistoni isolate 14030-0811.24 chromosome 3R, UCI_dwil_1.1, whole genome shotgun sequence genome, CTCTCGCGTACTGTCAGTTATTCGAATTTTCATATACCACTGTAAGTTTAGATAATGACCGACCGATATTggtgaaataaatatttatgattttattgCAGTCGCATACGTTGCTTGGCCAACTATAAGCGAGCCAAGCGCAAGTATGAGGAGCAATTCCAAAAGGAGATAACGAATCTTGTTGACTATCAAACATCTGCCCTGGAGGCGTGTCAATTTGTGAGGTATATATCCTTTAGTGTCTtctcttgaaaattttgttcaCTTGGCTTTGTTTCTTTTAACCAGAATGATGAGTTATTTAACACTTTGGCCACCGCTTCATACTTCTAAAGAATTGCATTTGACTACGAAGAATTTTTTCAAACTGGATAAAGAGGAAGAGTCGCGcttcaaaaaaataatgtcaaCCGATTTGATTTGATCTTTCTAATTGATCtgtttataaaatatatattgctaAAGATCTGCTAAAAATCTTCTCGCACAGTGATCATTTTCTTCGGTAATTGTAGAATCTCGCACCTCGGCGTGCCTTTTGCCCTCAgattaaattttgatttctaCTCGAGTATATAAGATCTCTCGCATTGTGTCGTCGCCATAGTCAGTTGAAAAGCATTGATTCCGGGTATTTAAAATGTGCTTTCACATTTAGAAATAtgaaattattgttattgtgtTTCATTTGTCTCGATTTGTTGAGGAACTTATACGTTTTGGCTTATCCCCAGCGAGGTAAACActggatatataaataatagACCGCAAAGTGTTAGGCGTAATGTAGTTTTTAGTTTAGATTGAATGATTTACTTtgatttttcatatttttcattgCTTTTGCACAGTTTGGCCAGATCGTTACAGTGCTAGGAAAAGGATTCTACACAATTTGTTGCCATTTCCACCAAATTGTGGAGCAGATTCTACCAGCGATAAGATTTACAATGGCAATGATACGGCCATTGATGAATTTAGCTGGATGGTTATATTAGTTTATGTGGATCGTAAGCACATGTATggactatatatgtatacagaAATTTTGACTTATCAGTTGATTTCTGTATTTTAGCTAGAGGTAATCGACACTTTGACTGTGGCGGAAGTTTGATTAACAATCTATATGTTCTAACCGCTGCCCATTGCGTTATTGAGACTGAAGAACGTCGGCTGTAGGTATCAGATCTTAACCATCTTGACATCTAAAATGTTTACTTGTTTTGCATTAGAGTTAATGTTCGCGTGGGTGAATATGACATGAGTAAGCCTATTGATTGCGTCAGAGGAGTGTGCAATCCAGCAATTGTTGAGGTGCAGGTCAAAGAGTCAATTTTGCATCCACAATATGATGATGACAATGAGAATCTTCATCATGACATTGCCTTGTTGCGTCTAAATCAATCAATTGAACTGAATCAGTACGTCCAACCAGTTTGTTTGCCCATCACTAAAG is a window encoding:
- the LOC6649453 gene encoding serine protease 7, which produces MKLLLLCFICLDLLRNLYVLAYPQRVWPDRYSARKRILHNLLPFPPNCGADSTSDKIYNGNDTAIDEFSWMVILVYVDPRGNRHFDCGGSLINNLYVLTAAHCVIETEERRLVNVRVGEYDMSKPIDCVRGVCNPAIVEVQVKESILHPQYDDDNENLHHDIALLRLNQSIELNQYVQPVCLPITKASPPILPGEFLVVSGWGCTLQNQPSNIKQRLSVGANDHQTCVERFASAGNTLIPSQICAGGEFLHDSCKGDSGGPLMRQGYQGVWYQEGVVSFGKGCGLRGWPGIYTRVAHYTNWIQDTIRP
- the LOC6649452 gene encoding uncharacterized protein LOC6649452, whose product is MTNMEFHKSQISFVLPIAKGSSVQRNPDSIFSLKNISRRSRLTEKYDIAGPIASQFPDMNRRHSMDRAFVQKDFIPSVTHHFIANRHICNDSTVSLSRTVSYSNFHIPLRIRCLANYKRAKRKYEEQFQKEITNLVDYQTSALEACQFVRMMSYLTLWPPLHTSKELHLTTKNFFKLDKEEESRFKKIMSTDLI